A single genomic interval of Physeter macrocephalus isolate SW-GA chromosome 5, ASM283717v5, whole genome shotgun sequence harbors:
- the STMP1 gene encoding short transmembrane mitochondrial protein 1, with amino-acid sequence MLQFLLGFTLGNVVGMYLAQNYDIPNLAKKLEEIKKDVDAKKKPPSS; translated from the exons ATGCTCCAGTTCCTG CTTGGATTTACTCTTGGCAACGTGGTGGGAATGTATCTGGCTCAGAACTATGAC ataCCAAACCTGGCTAAAAAacttgaagaaattaaaaaggacgTGGACGCCAAGAAGAAACCCCCTAGTTCATGA